DNA sequence from the Gaiellales bacterium genome:
CTCGGCGACCGGGTCGAGTCGGTCGTCGCCGACGCCCAGGCGCTGCCCTTTCCCGACGCCGGCTTCGCCGCCGCGGTCGCGGTGGGCGTGCTGCCCTGGCTGGAGCGGCCGGCAGATGCGCTGCGGGAGATCCGGCGCGTGCTCGTGCCCGGCGGCTCGGCCGTGCTGACGTCGGACAACCGCGCCCGGCTCACGTTCGTCCTCGATCCGCGCCTGAACCCGATCGCCGTCGACGCCGCCAAGCAGGCCGACGCGCGAATCGTGCGCCGGCTGGGGGCCCGCAGCCGCCGCCGCGCCGAGACGCTGCCGCGGCGCTACGACAACGCCTCGGTCGACCGGATGCTGGCCGAAGCCGGCCTCGTCAAGCGCTCCGGCAGCTCGGTGGGCTTCGGCCCCTTCTCGCTGCTCCGCCGGCGCGCCCTCCCGGACGGCTGGGCGGTGCCGGTGCACGAGCGGCTGCAGCGGATCGCCGACGCGGGCGTCCCGGGCGTGCGCGGCGGCGGCGCGCACTACGTCGTCGTCGCCGACCGTCCTCGCGAGATGATCGATCGGTAAGTCCCGTGCGCTGCGGCTGCGAACCGTCGCATCGCGCCTCGGCGTCTGCGTATTCGCGGCATTTTGCAGTATCAACGTCCGCCGTTGACTCCTACGAAGCGGTCTGGACGGGCGCCCGCGGCTGCCGCGACTCGCGCGCCCACTCGACGCCGATTACGGCGAGCACGGCCAGGACGGCCAGGCCGATGAGGCGGCGGGTGACGTCGGGCTGGGGGAGGGCGGCGAGGATCCAGAAGGCGAAGAAGGCCGGCGGGGCGAAGCGCAGGATCCGGCGCAGGGCGGCGAAGCCGGTGACCGTGACATCGGGCGTGGCGACGGCCAGACGCGGGCCCTCCTCCTCCCAGGCGAATACGCGATCCGTGTCGAGCAGGCGCATCCGCCCCAGCCGGGGCGGCACCCAGGCGTGTGCCCAGACGCCGTCCGGCCAGGGCCGCGCGAAGGCGAGGTACGACGCGAGCAGCGAGAAGTAGAACATGCCGAACGTGCGCCCGGCCGTGACCATCAGAGTCGAGTGGTACCCCACCGCGAGCCAGATCGCGTACGGGTAGTAGCGCCGGATCGCGAAGGCCACGGCCAGCGCCGCCTCGGTGCAGATCGCCGACCAGGCCAGGAGCTTCGCAAGCACGAGGTGCGGCAGCAGCGAGCTCACGTGGTGGTAGGTGGCGTGGAGCGACGTGACCGCGGCCCAGTTCTCGAAGAACTGGCCCGACCGCCAGTCGGCGTCGAGCAGCTTGTTCAGCGCGGCGGCGGCGTAGAGCAGCACCACCTGGTAGCGCACGAGCCGGGTGCGGTCGCCGGAGGCCGCCAGCCCCGCCAGCAGCAGGATGACGCCGGTGTACTCCGTGTTGTTCTCGAAGTAGATCCGCGACGAGATGGTGCCGAGCAGGATGGTGGCCCCGGCGACGCTCGCCGCCAGGTGCGGCGCGCGGTTCAGGAGCAGCGCGACGGCCGCGACCAGGAACGCCGCCTGGAGGCCGTGCCGGTAGGCCGGCTGGGAGCCGACCCGGTCGAGCGCCGAGAAGAACGGCAGGAAGTGGCCCGGCAGCCGCCGCACCTGCCCGTTCGCGACGAACGCGACCACGATCAGCTTGCAGGCGAGCAGCAGGTTCGGGGGCATCTCCGTGCCGGTCACCCGCAGCGGGTTCCACGACGCCGAGGCCGACGGGGCGCTAGCCATGCGACCACCGCCAGGTCTGCTGGGCATGGCCGTTCAGCCGGTAGGTCAGCGTCACCCGGACGCGTTCGCGCGACCCGTACGTGCGCTCGTACTGCTGGACGTCGTCGACCAGGTGCTGCGCGGGGAAGTACCAGATGCCGTGTGGCGCGAGGTGGTAGCGGCTGCGGACGCCGGCCGCGGACAGGCGCTGGCCGTCGACCGTCGCCGCCAGCCGGTACTGGACGACGTAGTCGTTCGGCGCCCAGGCGAAGTAGCGGGTCGGCCCCAGGTGCTCGTAGGTCACCAGCCCGACCTGCACGGCGAGCACGGCGATGCCGATCGCCACCGCCCCCCGGCGAATGAGCCGGCCGGGCGAGCTCACGGGCCGCCTGCGCGATCCGGCAGGGCTACGGGAACAGCGCCTGGAGCTGTTGCGTGGCCCCGGCGACGTTCAGCTCGCGGTTGCCGGAGATCTGGCCGGCGGGGGTCACGTCGGTGGTCGCGCCGTTCAGGATCGCCGAGACGACCTGGGCGGTGGTCGCCTGCGGGAACTCGTCCTCGAGCATCGCGGCCACGCCGCTGACGGTCGCGGCCGAGAACGACCCGCCGCTGCTCGTGAACGGCTGTGTGGTCGCCCCCTGGCACTGCGCGACCTGGTTCTGGATCGTGAGGCCCGACGCGCCGGTGAACGAGACCGACACGCCGTTCTGCCCCTGCAGCGGGGTCGGGAACGGCCAGGTGCCTGTCTTGAAGGCCGTCAGCGAGCCCGACCACTGCGCGATCGTCGCGTTCGTCTGGGCCGTCATGCCGGTGATGGTCAGCGGGTTGGCGCTGCCCTTCATCCGGAGCTGCAGCTCGCAGTTCGTCCCCGCGCTCAGGTTGGCGGGGAAGTGCTGCTGCGTCCAGGGCGTCCGGCCGACGACGTTCACGCCGGGCGCCGCCAGCTGGACGGTCTGGCCGATATCTGCCTTCGTCCAGAGCACGTCGCCGGTCGTCGTCGCAGTCACGCAGATCACGTTGGGCAGGTGGAAGCTGCACGGGTACTGCGGCTTGGAGTCGATGTTCAGCTTCAGGTTGCCGGCGGCGGCCACGACGAGCACGTTGGGGTTGGCCGTGATGGCCGACTTGAGCGTCGTGTTGGCGCCGCTGAAGTTGATCGAGTCGTTCACGATCCGGATTCCGTGCTGGGCCGCCCACTTGATCGCGTTCCCGGCCGCGGCCGCGTTGCACGTCGCCGGCGGCACCGAGTTCGACACGTTCGTCAGGTTGCAGATGCGCAGCGGCACGACGGCCGCATGTCCCTGCGAGGCGGACTGCACCATGCCGGCGACGAACGTCCCGTGCCACACCCAGTCCGAGGTGTCGGTGTTCTTCGCCAGGAAGTTCCACCCGGGCAGGAGCTGCCCGCCCAGGTTCGGCGCCACGCCCGTGTCGGCTACGCCGACCGAGACAGTTGCCGCCGCTACACCCGTCGAGGCCGCAAGCGCAACGCTCGCAGCGACGATCGCCATCGAGACCCGCAATTTCGATCCCACGCGCCACCCGCTCTCCTGCACACTCCCAGACCGGGCCCATCCGGTCTGCCGAACGGCCCGAGTGTACTCCCATGTGCGGCCGGACGCCACACATTATTCGGCAACTGTCCGGAGAAGCCGTCCCTCGGCCGACCCGGCCGTATGCGGGGGGAAACCCCCCGAACGAGGGATGCCGGTGGGGCGGGGTTCCGCGAAGCTCCCGGCGGAGGCGAGGAGAGGGGGGTATCGGTGGGCGTGTTCTACGCGCAGATCCGGTTCCGCGAGAGCCGGGAATGGCATACGGTCGCACGTGCGGAGAGCCGCCGCAGCGCGCTCGAGTACGCCACCGCTGCGTGCCGCGAGTCGCGCGACGGCGACGGCCGCCCTCCGGTCGAGATGCGCGTCCTGGTGCCGCGTTCCGCGCCGGCGGACGCCGGCGAGCCGGTCCGCGGCCGGCTCTAGAACCGGCGCAGCTGCCCGAAGATTGGCGCCGTGTGAGAATCGGCGCCGGTGGGCATTCGACAGGACGACATGTTCTGGGCATGCTTCCGAGACGATCCCGGTGGACGGATCGGGCCAGGCTCCGAGGCGCGCTCATCCGTACGCCCCCGCGGTTCGGTTTCGCGGGGGCGCCGACACGGCCGCTAAGGTGCCGCGAGAATTGGTAGGGATGTGATGGCGAAATCTCGTATTCTCGTGACCGGGGCAGGGGGGTTCATCGGCCACCACCTCGTGTCGCATCTGAAGTCGCACGGGCACTGGGTGCGTGGTGTCGACCTGGCTGCGCCCGAGTTCGCGCGCAGCCAGGCCGACGAGTACGTCGTCGGCGATCTGCGCACCGTCGAGGCCTGCATGGAGACGACGGCAGGCGTCGACGAGGTCTACGCGCTCGCCGCCGACATGGGCGGGATGGGCTACATCTCGGCCCACAACGCCGAGATCCTGCACTCGAACTCGCTGATCAACCTGAACACGATCGAGGCGGCCAGGCGCAACCGGGTCAAGCGCTACCTGTACACGTCGTCGGCCTGCGTCTATCCCGAGTACCTGCAGACGGATGCCGAGGTGGCGCCGCTGCGGGAGGAGGACGCCCTCCCGGCCCAGCCGCAGGACGGGTACGGCTGGGAGAAGCTCGTCGCCGAGCTCCTGTGCCGCTATTACCGCGAGGATCACGGCCTCGCGACCCGCGTCGTCCGCTTCCACAACATCTTCGGCCCGCTGGGCACGTGGGAGGGCGGCCGCGAGAAGGCGCCGGCGGCGATGTGCCGCAAGATCGCGGTCGCGAAGCACACCGGCGACCACCGGGTCGAGATCTGGGGCGACGGCCGGCAGACCCGGTCGTTCTGCTACGTCGACGACTGCGTGGCCGGGCTCGTCCGGCTGATGGGGTCGGGCTACGCCGAACCGCTCAACATCGGCCAGGACCGGCTGATCTCGATCGCCGATCTCGCCGACCTGGTCGCCGAGATCGCCGGGATCGAGATCCAGAAGGTGTTCGTGGACGGCCCCCAGGGCGTGCGCGGGCGCAACTCCGACAACACCCGCCTGCGAGAGGTGCTCGACTGGGAGCCGGAGATCTCCCTCGAGGTCGGTCTCGAGCGCACATACGGGTGGATCGAGCAGCAGGTGCAGGCTCGCCTGGCCGCCGAGGCCGGGCGCGGCGAGGTGGTGCGTGACGCCCTCATCCGGGCCGACTGAGGCGCCGGTGGGCGCCGCGCGCACGTGCACGGTGCTCGGCGTCGAGTACTTCGTCGGCGACGTGCCGGTGGCGACCACGACCGTCCTGCGCCGGGTCGAGAGCGGGCTGGGCGGCTACTCCTGCCTCTGCGGCGTGCACGGCATCATCACCGCCCAGCACTCGGAGTCGATGATGGGCGCGCTCGGCGACGCATGGCTGAACTTCCCCGACGGTGCGCCGGTGGCGTGGCTGATGCGCCGGCACGGCGCCGGCGACGCCCACCGGGTGGCAGGGCCCGATCTGATGCCCAGCGTCGTCGAGGCGGGCCAGGAGCACGGCATCCGCCACTTCCTGTTCGGCTCGTCGCCCGAGGTGCTCGCCCGGCTCGAGCGGCGGCTCGTCGACCGCTTTCCGCGCGCGATCGTCGCCGGGTCGATCTCGCCGCCGTTCCGCGAGGTCACGGACGCCGAGAACGAGGCCTTCGCCGAGCAGATCGTGGCCGCCCGGGCGGACATCGTCTGGGTCGGCCTCGGCCTGCCCAAGCAGGACGAGTGGCTGCGCCGCAGCGCCGCGCTGTTCGCGCCGGCCGTCGGCCTTGGGGTGGGTGCCGCGTTCGACTTCCTGGCGGGCACGAAGCCGCGTGCGCCGGAGTGGGCCCAGGCCGCAGGCCTCGAGTGGCTGCACCGGCTGATGAAGGAGCCGCGCCGGCTGGCGGGCCGCTACGCGACGACGAACACGGAGTTCCTGGCCCGGGCGGGCCTCTCGATCACGGGTGAATACGGGCGGGCAGCGTTGCGGCGGGTCGAGCGGTCGCGGCCGCGGGCGGCGCGCAGGTGACTGGTCACCGCCCCCGGCGACGGCTACCGTAGAGTCATGATCGGAGGGATGCGGCGTCCCGGCGACCCGTCGGCGCGGTTCCGCGTCGGCGTCCTGGCGGCCGCGGCCGCCGCGCT
Encoded proteins:
- a CDS encoding HTTM domain-containing protein; translated protein: MASAPSASASWNPLRVTGTEMPPNLLLACKLIVVAFVANGQVRRLPGHFLPFFSALDRVGSQPAYRHGLQAAFLVAAVALLLNRAPHLAASVAGATILLGTISSRIYFENNTEYTGVILLLAGLAASGDRTRLVRYQVVLLYAAAALNKLLDADWRSGQFFENWAAVTSLHATYHHVSSLLPHLVLAKLLAWSAICTEAALAVAFAIRRYYPYAIWLAVGYHSTLMVTAGRTFGMFYFSLLASYLAFARPWPDGVWAHAWVPPRLGRMRLLDTDRVFAWEEEGPRLAVATPDVTVTGFAALRRILRFAPPAFFAFWILAALPQPDVTRRLIGLAVLAVLAVIGVEWARESRQPRAPVQTAS
- a CDS encoding WecB/TagA/CpsF family glycosyltransferase, with the protein product MGAARTCTVLGVEYFVGDVPVATTTVLRRVESGLGGYSCLCGVHGIITAQHSESMMGALGDAWLNFPDGAPVAWLMRRHGAGDAHRVAGPDLMPSVVEAGQEHGIRHFLFGSSPEVLARLERRLVDRFPRAIVAGSISPPFREVTDAENEAFAEQIVAARADIVWVGLGLPKQDEWLRRSAALFAPAVGLGVGAAFDFLAGTKPRAPEWAQAAGLEWLHRLMKEPRRLAGRYATTNTEFLARAGLSITGEYGRAALRRVERSRPRAARR
- a CDS encoding NAD-dependent epimerase/dehydratase family protein, whose amino-acid sequence is MTGAGGFIGHHLVSHLKSHGHWVRGVDLAAPEFARSQADEYVVGDLRTVEACMETTAGVDEVYALAADMGGMGYISAHNAEILHSNSLINLNTIEAARRNRVKRYLYTSSACVYPEYLQTDAEVAPLREEDALPAQPQDGYGWEKLVAELLCRYYREDHGLATRVVRFHNIFGPLGTWEGGREKAPAAMCRKIAVAKHTGDHRVEIWGDGRQTRSFCYVDDCVAGLVRLMGSGYAEPLNIGQDRLISIADLADLVAEIAGIEIQKVFVDGPQGVRGRNSDNTRLREVLDWEPEISLEVGLERTYGWIEQQVQARLAAEAGRGEVVRDALIRAD
- a CDS encoding methyltransferase domain-containing protein; this translates as MSPAGEPSISDWSNAGAAYWQAVYDDPGIDGEIYRLRQRRVLEAFDRLALPPDARVLELGPGAGHVAVELARRGHRVVCVDPAEAMLRNTEARAAAHALGDRVESVVADAQALPFPDAGFAAAVAVGVLPWLERPADALREIRRVLVPGGSAVLTSDNRARLTFVLDPRLNPIAVDAAKQADARIVRRLGARSRRRAETLPRRYDNASVDRMLAEAGLVKRSGSSVGFGPFSLLRRRALPDGWAVPVHERLQRIADAGVPGVRGGGAHYVVVADRPREMIDR
- a CDS encoding S8 family serine peptidase; this encodes MAIVAASVALAASTGVAAATVSVGVADTGVAPNLGGQLLPGWNFLAKNTDTSDWVWHGTFVAGMVQSASQGHAAVVPLRICNLTNVSNSVPPATCNAAAAGNAIKWAAQHGIRIVNDSINFSGANTTLKSAITANPNVLVVAAAGNLKLNIDSKPQYPCSFHLPNVICVTATTTGDVLWTKADIGQTVQLAAPGVNVVGRTPWTQQHFPANLSAGTNCELQLRMKGSANPLTITGMTAQTNATIAQWSGSLTAFKTGTWPFPTPLQGQNGVSVSFTGASGLTIQNQVAQCQGATTQPFTSSGGSFSAATVSGVAAMLEDEFPQATTAQVVSAILNGATTDVTPAGQISGNRELNVAGATQQLQALFP